The nucleotide window GTCGACGCCCTCAAGCTCGCCCTGGGCAAGGGCACCTACGCCGACGACGTCGACCTGGACGGGATGCTCTACCTCAAGGTGCTCTGGAGCCCCCACGCCCATGCCATCATCAAGTCCATCGACACCAGCAAGGCGGAGGCGGTGCCGGGGGTCGAGCTGATCCTCCACCACGGCAATGTCTCGCGGATCCCCTACACCACCGCGGGCCAGGGGCACCCCGAGCCCTCGCCCTACGACATCTTCATCTTCGACAGGAAGGTGCGCTGGGTGGGCGACCGGGTCGCCTGCGTGGCGGCGACCTCCGAGCGGGCCGCCGCCCGGGCCGTCGAGCTGATCGAGGTCGAATACGAGCTGCTCGAGCCCATCTTCGACTCGCGCCGCTCCGCGGACGAGGGCGCGCCGGTGCTGCACGACCAGCCCGAGGCGACGGGTCTGCCCGACTACGAGAAGGACCGGAACATCGCCGCCCAGATGCTCGTCGAGCACGGCGACATGGAGAAGGCCTTCGCCTCGGCCGACCTCGTGCTCGAGCGCGAGTACTCGGTGCCCTACCAGGCCCACTGCTGCCTCGAGCCTCACGTCGCCCTGACCTGGCTCGACGAGGACAACCGGCTGGTGGTGCGGGTCGCCACCCAGGTGCCCTTCCACAGCCGGCGCATCCTGGCCCGGATCCTCGAGATCCCCCTGAACCGGATCCGGGTCATCAAGCCCCGGATCGGCGGCGGCTTCGGCGGCAAGCAGGAGATCCTCCTCGAGGATCTGCCGGCGCTGGTCACCCTGCGCACCGGCAAGCCCGCGCGGCTGATGCACACCCGCTCCGAGGAGTTCTGCTCCTCGCGCACCCGGCACCCGCAGCGGCTGCGCTGGAAGACCGGGGTGATGAAGGACGGCACGATCGTCGCCCAGGAGCTCGAGGTGCTGGCGAACACCGGCGCCAACGGCGCCCACGCCCTGACCGTGCAGAGCTGCACGGCGGGCAAGACTCTGCCCCTCTACGACGCCGAGGCCTACCGCTTCATCATGAAGACGGTCTACACGAACCTCCCCCCCGGCGGCGCCTTCCGCGGCTACGGCGGTCCCCAGGGCTTCATGGCCATGGAGACCCACATGGACGAGGTCGCCGACAAGCTCGGCATGGACCCCATCGCCTTCCGGCGGATGAACGTCATCGCCCCGGGGCACGACAACGTGCTGGCCAAGAGCCTGGGCGAGGGCAAGGAGGGGCCGCCCCAGCGCATCCGTTCCAACGCCATCCAGGAGTGCATCGACCGCGGCGCAGCGGCCATCGGCTGGGAGCGCCGCGACTCGCTGGATCGCGACGGCCCGATCAAGCGGGGCATGGGCATGACCTGCCTGATGCACGGCTCGGGCATCCCCGGCGTCGACATGGCCTCGGCCCGGATCAAGCTCAACGAGGACGGCTCCTTCAACCTCCACGTCGGCGCCACCGACATCGGCAC belongs to Deltaproteobacteria bacterium and includes:
- a CDS encoding molybdopterin-dependent oxidoreductase, producing the protein MNDRRKIPEGWDTGAESIDSQDDFKVVGHSPERVDALKLALGKGTYADDVDLDGMLYLKVLWSPHAHAIIKSIDTSKAEAVPGVELILHHGNVSRIPYTTAGQGHPEPSPYDIFIFDRKVRWVGDRVACVAATSERAAARAVELIEVEYELLEPIFDSRRSADEGAPVLHDQPEATGLPDYEKDRNIAAQMLVEHGDMEKAFASADLVLEREYSVPYQAHCCLEPHVALTWLDEDNRLVVRVATQVPFHSRRILARILEIPLNRIRVIKPRIGGGFGGKQEILLEDLPALVTLRTGKPARLMHTRSEEFCSSRTRHPQRLRWKTGVMKDGTIVAQELEVLANTGANGAHALTVQSCTAGKTLPLYDAEAYRFIMKTVYTNLPPGGAFRGYGGPQGFMAMETHMDEVADKLGMDPIAFRRMNVIAPGHDNVLAKSLGEGKEGPPQRIRSNAIQECIDRGAAAIGWERRDSLDRDGPIKRGMGMTCLMHGSGIPGVDMASARIKLNEDGSFNLHVGATDIGTGSDTILSQIAAEALSVPLDKIVIYSSDTDHTPFDTGAYASSTTFISGQSVKKAAEGAGRQLREAALEMWRVHGKEKKLDDLRLEDGHVRAADGDSISYADICLSTFYEHDQHQIQDHGSHMTFECPPPFSAHFCEVEVDTETGGVKLLKYVAAVDCGVAIHPASAEGQTEGGAVTSMGYALSEDYIFDEKGKLLSDSFGDYKQFTALDAPDFETILVKSFEPAGPFGAKSVSEIPADGPGPTIANAIANAIGIRFRDLPITPEKVRRAWLDQQSSGE